GTATGTGAGGGGGGTGTATCCCGCCATGATTTGCTTGTTGTTTCCGGTCAAGGAAAAAACGGGTACAGGACCCAGACGGCACCGAGTATTTGACCAGCCGGCTGAGGATGGTTTGCGATTCGAAAATGAAGAAGAGATAGTCACGGCTCTAACTGACAAGAGAACGAAACACAGAAGGAAAATAAATGAGAGGAAGAACAGAAGACATTGAGATGATATGAACCTACAAAAATAACCCAACCTCTTGCCATGCcgagagaaaaaggggctAACCAAGACGAAACGGTGGCTAGTATCTAGCGTCAACTCTCCACGGTCACCAACAGTCGTACCCTTCCGCCGGTTATTTTCGGTTCCTGGCGATTCATCTGAGATATCTGCAGCACAAGGCTAGAGTCTCTACATGAGGGGGTATGCTGACTGATGTTCATGATGAGGTCTTGATTCGCCCAACATCATGCCAGCAAAACCACACACAATGGATGGTCCTGGGGGAATCAAACAGGTCCATCATGAAAGGAAGCATAGTGCTCGCTTGTGGGGATAAGACCGATTGCTATCCAATATCAGCCAGACAGGTCAAGTCAAGTCTCTCAGACAACAAGAGCGAGGACAAAATAAGGTTTACCAATCCAGGGGGCCAGGGGCCTGAACGTTGAACCAAGCATTCGGGTCGCCCCACCGTTGTTCCCCGGACCCCCACATCCCgatctccccttctcctcttgtTCCACTGCCGCCGAGTGCCGCTCGATCCAGAGCCTGGAGAACATAGCCGGGCATTCCGAGGTATGCCCTCAAAAGTCCGAACTGTGTCTGTGGGTCCCCTGTATCCATCAGTATCCATCAGCAACAGTCAAGACGCAGAGAAGAGATATGAATAACATTGTCGGTGCGCCCGCAGCAAGAGGCGCGTCTAGGATCAGTCGTGCTGCTCCAAACATAGTACCTACGCAACTCCTGGAGAAACTACTTTTTGGTTTAACGTCACAGCCATGAAAACCCCCGGCTCTAATCCATGTGCTCCCAAAACGCCCAGACTCCGTGCCCGCTCCTGTGTATCAATCTGACACCCGCTCAATTGCTCAGCCAGTCCAGGAATTCTGGTGTGAAGtagctgatgatgatggttgctCCCGCCCTGAGAATGCCCTCTGTGCTCTCAAACGCCATGGCCTTGAGGTCAAAAACACCAGCCTTGGCCGCCGCGTGAATCATGGCAAACTCGCCGCTGACCTGGTAGGCCGCAATGGGCAGGTCCTTGCCGAGCTCCTTAGCATCGCTGATAACGTCCAGGTACTGAGAAGCCGGCTTGACCATGATGATATCAGCTCCCTCGCTGATATCACGGATGATGGCCCGACGAGCGAGGCCACGACCTCCAGGGGGGAGCTGGTAGCATCTGCGGTCACCAAACGAGGGCGCCGAGCCAGCAGCATCGCGGAAGGGTCCGTAAAGACATCCAGAAAACTTGGCAGCATACGACATGAGCGTCACATTGTGCACAATACCCTCCTCAATcagcttgagcttgatggCCCGGATGCGGCCGTCGTTCATGTCTGAAGGCGCAACGCAGTGAGCGCCAGCCCGAGCGTACGAGACCGCAACGTCGGAGATACGGTCAACAGACAGCTGGTTGTTCAGGCTGCCATCGTCCCTCAAGATACCGCAGTGGCCATGGGAAGTGTACTCGCAAAGGCAGACATCGGCAACGATATAAAGATGGGGGAATCTTTGGCGCAGAAGCTGGATGCTGCGAATCACGGGACCTTGCGGGTCGTCGGCGGAAGTGCCAAGGGCGTCCTTGGTCCCTGGTCTTAATGGCACACCGAACAGGATGACGGAACGGAGACCTTTCTGGACGAGCGGCTCAAGGTACGGAATGAGCCTGTTGACACCGCGGCGGTATTGGCCCGGGAGAGAGGGAATAAGCACTTCCTCATCGTCTTGATCAGACACGAAAAGGGGGTAGATGAGCATGGACTGAGAAACAAAAGGCGTCAGCTGATATTTGCGGGGACGAGCAATCCCAAAAGGCGCACCTTGGTCAATTGGCGCTCGGCCTGCCATGACCGCGCAAGGGGATGGCTGTAACCAGCATGCAGCTGACTCGAGATATCACCAGAAATGCTGACGCTCGTGGCAGTAGTGCTGGCGTACGACATGGCTCTCGAGATGTGCGATGTGCGGGAAGCAGTGTCGTTGACGGTCGAAACGGAGGCGTCACCTCGTCTGCGCGCTACACCGTTGTCGCGGAGGGACAAGTCCTGAACGAGGCTAGAGAAAGACATATTGGACGATGGCAACAGCAACGTGTGGCAAAGTTGAAGGAGTTGAGAAAGAGTGTAAGCGGGCGACCGATCGAAGAGTGACGTGAGTCAATCGAGGGTTCTGGGCCGTAGTTGAAGGAATTCTCCAACTGAAACGTATTCTCTCAGGACCACCGCCGATCGAGCCGTCAGGGGCCGTGCCGCAcgaggagagagagcgaggTCCGCCGCCGCGATGCGACAGTGATTGATGGCTGGATTTTTGGGGCGGGCTGGAAGGGTCCGGTGTTTCCTGACAGGCTCAACAGATTGGCAGTCGGTCGATCGGTAGGTCAGGGCAGCATTCGGAGTGGGAGGAAGAAATGCACAATCTGTATATAAATGAGAAGAAAATGTCGCCTCCGGAAATCTGggcccgaggcgggatcAAGGACAGCGAACGCCGAAGAAAGTTGCGTCTCTTCACAGGCAGGTGACAGCAAACCATTAGGCGTGCGATGCCCCAATCTGGTTTCGTGCACTCTCGACTCTCGGCCTCGGGAATTGGCGGGGTTACTCCACCTCGGTCTTCTTCCGCTGCCATTCGCCAATCAGCGCACAAAGATTTCAAACGTTCGGCTGGCCCCACTCCGCTGAGAAAATCGCCATGGTCTCAACGTCCAACACTTTTTTTGTGTCGTCGGCCACTCCAGGGCCTCCTCGGCTTGTGAGGGAGATGCAGTGATGCTCAGATCTTACACCACAGCCGCTGATCAATGAATTGAAAGGACGAACTCTTGATTTTAACCAAGTAAACTTCGCCGTACCTGCACTACCTTCTTGAAGTCTCCATAACACATCTGACAAATGTCAACATCACAGATAAACCAGGGCCAGAGTGTGTTCATAATATCAAGTATGTATCGTCGTATAAAATAAAAACATCGAACCCCAATTATTACATAGCAGACATTGGTATCATATAGAAGAGTaaacccccatccaccacttcctcttctctcgCCTTCCGCTCTCGCATCATCGACTCATTACTCCTTCTCACCACTCTCCCCTCTACACCAGTGTTAATCATCAGGGCATCTTCGGACCCTTAGAaccatctccgcctcctcctgggCGCAACAGGAGTCCCATAATCAGTAGCcggcacctcccccttcacagccctcttcctctccctcctcttatGAATCCTCCCACTGCAGCAGCtgaagaaaacaacaacagcaccgaCCAAGCTCAACACCGCAGCCGCGAGCGTCATCCAGGCAGCATTATCATAGTaaaccctctccacctgcAACCCCAAGCTATCCTCATCGTCACTATCCCACCCATTGCTCAGATTGCTCCTCACAATGCCAAACAGGACAAAGTCAATGATGCAGGTCACAGCCGTGATGATAAAGGCCAAGACAGCAACGAGAGATGCCAGCAGCGACCCAACCATACCCGCGCCCAGCGCAAGAATAAAAGCGATAAAGTTGAAGGCCGCGGCGATGGGGTGGAGGACCATGGCCTTTGTGAGCGCGCGCGAGGTGCGCACCGAGTTGTCAGAGTAGAACTCGCCAAAGGTCTGCTcgggggagaagttggggTTGCCCGACTGGCCACGGTTGGGGCCGACAAGGCCctggatgatgccgaggggggagtacccgaggcggcgggggcatTGGCCTCTGTTTTTCATTCGTCATTTAGCATCATGGGGTGAGCGGTGGAGTGAAGAGAGGAGGTCAACTTACCCAAGGACATCATTCAAACAATacccaaaaacaccaaacgTAACCGAGGGATCGTTTCCGTTCCGTCCActctccccatcagcaaTATCGGGCAGGAAGTTGAACCCGCCATTGTTGGTCCCGCCGTCAGGGAGCTCGACCTTGAGGAGAGCGATAGATCTCACTACTGGGGCCGAGATGCAGGTGATGATCAGCAAGACGGTGGCTGAAAACAGCAAGAAGGTGCCAAAGTGGTGGATGAAGCCTGTCCGGGCCATCTTGAAGAGCCTGACTGTTGTGGGACAAACGTATAAACGTATCAAAATCACcggatgatgagaagaaagggaaaTCCATCCACCATCCAGAGCAGCTGGAATGTCTTTCTTGTATTTGTCCCATAAGGCCCACACCCTGAAACATGGAAAcccaccagcccagcaagGAACACTCAACCACATTCGCACCTAATGAAGGCCGACGTCATCAGCCTGCCCAGCCCTTCTCAGCCATGCCGCATCGCGGGAAATCGGCAAGGGGCCTCACCCATCGGCCTGACCAACCAGAAAAGCCCAGTATGTTCTCTTCTGTGTGTCTGAGAATCTGTGGAGGAGCGTGATTGGCGATCGGGCTGATGACGTAGCAGGAATCCGGGGCTGTGTCACATTGGGCTCGGCAAAGCACTTATGAACTTCTTGGCGGGCAAG
The sequence above is a segment of the Podospora pseudocomata strain CBS 415.72m chromosome 2 map unlocalized CBS415.72m_2, whole genome shotgun sequence genome. Coding sequences within it:
- the HEM2 gene encoding Aminolevulinate dehydratase (EggNog:ENOG503NU9P; COG:H; BUSCO:EOG092630N3); the protein is MSFSSLVQDLSLRDNGVARRRGDASVSTVNDTASRTSHISRAMSYASTTATSVSISGDISSQLHAGYSHPLARSWQAERQLTKSMLIYPLFVSDQDDEEVLIPSLPGQYRRGVNRLIPYLEPLVQKGLRSVILFGVPLRPGTKDALGTSADDPQGPVIRSIQLLRQRFPHLYIVADVCLCEYTSHGHCGILRDDGSLNNQLSVDRISDVAVSYARAGAHCVAPSDMNDGRIRAIKLKLIEEGIVHNVTLMSYAAKFSGCLYGPFRDAAGSAPSFGDRRCYQLPPGGRGLARRAIIRDISEGADIIMVKPASQYLDVISDAKELGKDLPIAAYQVSGEFAMIHAAAKAGVFDLKAMAFESTEGILRAGATIIISYFTPEFLDWLSN
- a CDS encoding uncharacterized protein (COG:S; EggNog:ENOG503P2ZV): MWLSVPCWAGGFPCFRVWALWDKYKKDIPAALDGGWISLSSHHPVILIRLYVCPTTVRLFKMARTGFIHHFGTFLLFSATVLLIITCISAPVVRSIALLKVELPDGGTNNGGFNFLPDIADGESGRNGNDPSVTFGVFGYCLNDVLGGQCPRRLGYSPLGIIQGLVGPNRGQSGNPNFSPEQTFGEFYSDNSVRTSRALTKAMVLHPIAAAFNFIAFILALGAGMVGSLLASLVAVLAFIITAVTCIIDFVLFGIVRSNLSNGWDSDDEDSLGLQVERVYYDNAAWMTLAAAVLSLVGAVVVFFSCCSGRIHKRRERKRAVKGEVPATDYGTPVAPRRRRRWF